The stretch of DNA TTTGGTGTATTCTTCCTTAGTTTTGTCAAGCTCATCCTTATGGTTGTCTATCATCTAAAAgatgaaagaaataaaaaaaattgtgATCAGAAAGTGCAAACATTCTCAGGGTCCAGCCTAGAGTGCAATACAACTGAACAAATACCTCCTGTGTTTTCTTATACTCTTCCTGAACAACAAAAGCTTTCTTCTCAATTTCTTTGAAAATAGACATCATCTTCTCCTTTTCAGCAAGAAGTTTTTCTGTGTCTATCTTGGAGTCCTCAATGGTCTTGGCTAACTTTTTCACCAATTTCTCACCTGAAGTTATTTTAACTTTGTGTCGGTTGATTTCTGAGCTTGTTTTGTCAAGTTCCTGACATTTGGAAAATGAAACCATAAAAATAGACTACCAAAACAAGGAAACAGATACAAGAAGAAATCCATATGCTTACAGATTGGATGTTGGCTACTTTTGTCTTTTGGTCCTTCAGCACCTGCCCCCCAGCATTTTCAATTTTCTGTTGAAGTTCTGAAGCCTGATATAATTGTGGCAACAAAGTTAAGGTGGGAAAGCAAGATTCCATCAGCAACTTCAGGTAAGTACAAAAATATCAGTAGATAAATTATCGAAGATTTCAAACAGAAAAGTTCTGAACTTGGACAGTTGGTTTCTTTTAGCGTATGATCACACTAAAGAAAGTTAAGGCAAATGACAGGGAAATATGGTCAGGAAGTAGAAATGCTACTTATAAGCTATGTATAGGCACTTGCCTGATCTTTAAGTTTGCTCGAACCCTTTGTGAGTCTATTTAGTTCAACCTGCTCACTAGATATGATGCCATCCAGCTCCTTCATTCTGCGAACCTCATCAGCTATGGGTTGTGAAGCAGCTTTCAGGGAATCTAGTCGCTTTTCGTTGTAAATGTACTGTGCATTCATACTCTCAACCTATTTCAAAAGAGAATATATGCATATAAAATAATCAGACCAAGGCTCCAGATACAACCAACTTTAAGGCAGGCAGAACACTGCTCGTTTGCATACCTCCTTTTTAGCTTTTGCCAGCTCCATTTCAAGACGGGATTTAGCCTCTTCCATGGACCGATAGTGTTTTTTGGCATCATTCATTTTTTCACGCAACAGGTTGAGTTTGTCAACTAGGTTGTTAAGTTCATTTTCAGCTTTTTTAATAGCATCTTCCGAAATGCTTTCTTGGATAGCTGTTCCCATCATGCCACGTTGTGCCTTTTTACCCCCACCACTCATGGTACCAGACTTCTCAAAAACTTCACCAACCAGGGTAACTACCCGACGGAACTCCTTTGGTGCACCATAAGCAATTCGTGAAGCCTGACAAACACAGGTATTTATTATCACTGTTTTAAAAACATTAGCAGCAGAAGCTGCAATCACTGCTTGAAAATAGAATAAGATGCATTTAATAACAATTCCCTTGAATTTATAAGGGAGCCAGATGAATACTTTTGTGAAAGATAGCAGCGCAAATAACAATTACAAGCAGCTATTTGAGGTGAAATAGCAGAATTATAAAAATTCAAGGACCAACCTGATCAATATCGTTTGCAACAACAGTATTCCCCAAGACATGGAAGAAAGCTAACTTCAGCTTCTCATCTTTAACCTTTACCAGATCAAAGAGGCGTGGAACTCCTTCAGGTGTTTTTACTTTCTCTTTAACTTTATGGAGAAGGTGTGTTTGTTTTTCCTGTAAAATATAGGGTTTCAATTACAACAATGAATCAAAATGTTAAAATTTGAATCAAAATAACACATAAACGAAGAAGAAATTGAGTCTTACCAGGATCAAACAAGTTACAGTTTCCTGGCGGTTCCTTCTGCGTAGCAACTCAATACAAGCTTGGGCTGAATTTATTGTTTCGACAACAATATAGTTAAGCCCAGCTGGAGCTGCTGTTGATATGGCCACATCATATTTTGCTGCAGAGCACAGTTGCTAATAAATTAAGACACTGTATAATTGCATAATGACACTATCGGATTATAGGAAATACAATTATCTCCTAGATCTTGGTGGCCGTGATTTTATGAACTCATGATAAAACTAAGCTTGGGACTTAAGTAAGTCCGGATGACATAAGTGTGGGATTACTGCACTAATATCAAGAAACAAGCAAGCACTGGCCTTGGCACTGTAAAAACAAAACACAGATACGTGTGCTTAATTATTTTACCAAAACCGGTGTCATCTAGCATACTGTAGAAGTGTGGATCAAAAAACATACATAACACATTCATCTTGGAGTAAAAGCATTCCACCACTGGGGTCTGTTTGGGTCTGTTTGGATGCAAGGCATTGGGTCAAAAGCCCATATTCCGTCTCATTTTAAACAGGATAAGCAAATTTTACTCACAGATTCGTAAAATGAAGCACAGAGATTGGTCAAAATTGAAAAGCAAGAGATTACATTTTAACATACTATGTATGGAAAGAATTTATAAAAGTTTAATGTCAGAAATTATTATTTATTACAAATTTGCTGATAATAGTTGTCAAACCTATAGATGTCACGCAAAGCACATTATAGGACATCATTTAATTTGTGGGTGGAgacgagagagagagtgagagtaCATCTTACCATCAATTGCACCAAGATCACCTAGCCGGCCATAAATGCCCTGTATTTGATTTGATTCCTTGGCTTGCAAAATTGCTTTAAGAGCAGTGCTTTGATTCTTCTCAGAATCCCTTGTGGTTTTCATCTCTGCAACTTTCTGCCTTGCTGCTTGTTCCATAGGGATCAGTGAATCCTCCTGTTTTTGGCATTCCTGCAGTAAATTTCGCAAGCAATACATACAGGAGACTCAGCATACACCATAAATAAGTGATGACCAAACTTACTGGTTCCAGGGGGAATGAATGGCCCAAATTAAGCTGGAAGTGACTTACCTGTTCAATTTTgcgagcttcagatgcttcaATGTGGTGTTTCTCTATTTTCTCTTGAAGCTCCACGATGTATGCATCCTTTGTTTTAACTTTCTCTTTAATACTTTCCATCTGGTTTTGAGCATCAGTTAATTctgcttgagctccatcatgcTGAAAACAGGCAATAAAATTTAAATGTAGTGGAGCCAAAACTGGAAAATCTTATCTAATTAATGACTCAAGGAAACAAGCTAAAAGGCTAAGTAGACTTGTTTCTGGAACTCTTGGGTGTCAATGTCATGCATAACTCTAAATTTATTTCTTATTGGACTCGACAAGATAAGTCCAGGTTGGAATGTCAAAAATAATTGGGAACCCAATATCTGTGAACTGGCAGCCAAGTGGCTTAACAATAGGTGAATCACATTGAAGGACCTGATAACAGTCATCTTGTTTCCAATTAGAAAAAAGATGGTGCGGGGTGTATAGAAGGCTAACCTTTTGTTTCATCAACTCTTTCTCAGCAGATGCAACATCTAACCTTCCTTTATGCTCAATAATTTGATTTTCCCATGGTTCAAGTTCAGTTCTAACTTGAGTAAGTTCAGCACGGAGTTTCTCAGTTTCCTCTGTAATTACAAAAGGGACAGGATTGGTTATCACACATAATAATTCAATGAGCAGGGAGCCAGGGACAACATAGGCTAACTTCACCTCGAGAGGATTCTTTTATCTGCTCTAACAACTTCTCTTCTTCATTAAGTTGATCCTGCAATTTGGGTATCTTTCCCTCCAGCTGTGGAATGAGATTGGATGATTCCTCCATCTCTTTTGTCGATTCATCACGTTTTGACATATCCTGTATTAAAATGTAGGTGAAACAATAGTCTTTCTTGCTTCAATTACATTAATTACAACTCAAACCATTTGAGTATTACCTTTTGAACTTTGTCCTCCAGCTTCTTGATCTTCTGCTTAAGATGCTTTAAATCTTCCCTGTATTTTACATCTTTCCTCTCAAACTCTTTAAACTGATCCTTGCAGGACTTCATGTTATTCTCAAGGTCCTAAAGACATAAAAGGAACAAATAAAAATAAAGGCACCTTCATGTAGAAAAATAACATGTTTTCTCTAACCTTCGAATACAGGAAATAAATGAACTTCATTCAATCATAGTTCAGGTTACAGAAACTGTAAGTTGAGACAATACCTCTTGCCT from Panicum hallii strain FIL2 chromosome 3, PHallii_v3.1, whole genome shotgun sequence encodes:
- the LOC112886249 gene encoding structural maintenance of chromosomes protein 4 — protein: MDMETSPPQSPARTPGKAARPRLFIKEMVLRNFKSYAGEQRIGPFHKSFSAVVGPNGSGKSNVIDAMLFVFGKRAKQMRLNKVSELIHNSSNHQNLDSAGVSVHFQEIMDLDDGNYRAVDGSDFIISRVAFRDNTSKYYINDRASNFTEVTKLLKGKGVDLDNNRFLILQGEVEQISLMKPKAQGPHDEGFLEYLEDIIGTNQYVEKIEETYKQVEVVNEKRTASVQMLKLAEKERDSLESAKNEAETYMLKELSLLKWREKATKLACDDAVSRVAQCQENVADLEKNLASEREKIQQNSQTVKEMESIYNKHVKRQEDLENNMKSCKDQFKEFERKDVKYREDLKHLKQKIKKLEDKVQKDMSKRDESTKEMEESSNLIPQLEGKIPKLQDQLNEEEKLLEQIKESSREETEKLRAELTQVRTELEPWENQIIEHKGRLDVASAEKELMKQKHDGAQAELTDAQNQMESIKEKVKTKDAYIVELQEKIEKHHIEASEARKIEQECQKQEDSLIPMEQAARQKVAEMKTTRDSEKNQSTALKAILQAKESNQIQGIYGRLGDLGAIDAKYDVAISTAAPAGLNYIVVETINSAQACIELLRRRNRQETVTCLILEKQTHLLHKVKEKVKTPEGVPRLFDLVKVKDEKLKLAFFHVLGNTVVANDIDQASRIAYGAPKEFRRVVTLVGEVFEKSGTMSGGGKKAQRGMMGTAIQESISEDAIKKAENELNNLVDKLNLLREKMNDAKKHYRSMEEAKSRLEMELAKAKKEVESMNAQYIYNEKRLDSLKAASQPIADEVRRMKELDGIISSEQVELNRLTKGSSKLKDQASELQQKIENAGGQVLKDQKTKVANIQSELDKTSSEINRHKVKITSGEKLVKKLAKTIEDSKIDTEKLLAEKEKMMSIFKEIEKKAFVVQEEYKKTQEMIDNHKDELDKTKEEYTKLKKALDELRASEVDAEYKLQDTKKLAKEWEMKVKAFRKRLDDIQTNLAKHMDQIQKDAIDPEKLKVTLGDEQLSDTCDMKRAMEMVALLEAQLKDLSPNLDSIAEYRTKARLYSERVDELNATTQERDDLKKLYDGLRKRRLDEFMAGFNIISLKLKEMYQMITLGGDAELELVDSLDPFSEGVVFSVRPPKKSWKNIANLSGGEKTLSSLALVFALHHYKPTPLYVMDEIDAALDFKNVSIVGHYVKDRTKDAQFIIISLRNNMFELADRLVGIYKTDNCTKSITINPGSFADMEVV